A genomic stretch from Marinimicrobium sp. C6131 includes:
- a CDS encoding phosphatase PAP2 family protein — MNSLFERVHRLDTLAFLWLHVTKRFPYRKSVRWISRTGDGHLYILGSLALALLEPEHGQAFLLAGMLAYALDISLYLLLKNVIKRDRPAMKIDFYEAWITPSDQFSFPSGHTAAAFLFAALVTSFYPAFALPCYLWASMIGASRVLLGVHYPSDIAAGALLGSGAAMVGLFASSIIWPAAGVL; from the coding sequence ATGAACAGTCTATTTGAACGCGTCCATCGGCTGGATACCCTCGCTTTCCTGTGGCTCCATGTCACTAAGCGCTTTCCCTACCGCAAATCAGTCCGATGGATATCGAGGACCGGAGACGGGCACCTGTATATTCTGGGCTCCCTGGCGCTGGCATTACTCGAACCTGAGCACGGACAAGCCTTTCTGCTGGCGGGCATGCTGGCCTATGCTCTGGATATCAGTCTCTACCTGTTGCTCAAAAATGTCATCAAACGAGACCGCCCCGCCATGAAAATTGATTTCTACGAAGCCTGGATTACCCCATCGGACCAGTTCAGCTTCCCCTCGGGGCATACCGCCGCCGCGTTTCTGTTTGCCGCTCTGGTCACCAGCTTTTACCCGGCGTTTGCGCTGCCCTGCTATCTGTGGGCCAGCATGATTGGCGCCAGTCGGGTGCTGTTGGGAGTACACTATCCCAGTGATATCGCCGCCGGAGCGTTATTGGGGTCCGGGGCCGCCATGGTGGGACTGTTCGCCTCATCAATCATTTGGCCAGCAGCGGGCGTTTTATGA
- a CDS encoding SirB2 family protein codes for MIALLKHLHLTFVLLSFTGFFIRGLWMIQESGLLKKKWARVLPHINDTLLLISAIALAVALGYSPGDHPWLMTKIVALFVYIGVGVLAFRHPSKPIRIAAWLVALGLFLYIVSMALYKHPLGVLLAFNA; via the coding sequence ATGATCGCCCTGCTCAAACATCTGCACCTCACCTTCGTACTGCTGTCGTTTACCGGCTTTTTCATTCGCGGCCTCTGGATGATTCAGGAATCCGGCCTACTGAAGAAAAAGTGGGCCCGAGTACTGCCGCACATCAACGATACCCTGCTGTTGATCAGTGCCATCGCATTGGCGGTCGCCCTCGGCTATTCACCGGGTGATCACCCCTGGCTGATGACCAAAATCGTTGCCCTGTTTGTTTATATCGGGGTGGGAGTGTTGGCGTTCCGCCACCCCAGCAAACCGATCCGGATCGCCGCCTGGCTGGTTGCCTTGGGGCTGTTCCTGTATATCGTCAGCATGGCGCTGTATAAGCATCCGTTAGGCGTTCTACTGGCGTTCAATGCCTAG
- a CDS encoding MJ1255/VC2487 family glycosyltransferase — translation MKILYGVQGTGNGHTTRARIMARALGEEGVEVDWVFSGRAPEDYFDMDVFGQYRCFRGLTFVTEHGRVNYPRTVLSSHLRALYRDIRTLDVSGYDLLINDFEPVTAWAARRGGLPSIGISHQCAFMHQIPKRGENLFVRAFMRHFAPVDHAIGLHWHHFNQPILPPLIEPSQYPNECHANEYLVYLPFAQPEDIVPQLRAFPDTRFYVYQPVPKPIDEGHIQIRPFSREGFQADLHRVEGVICSAGFELPSEAIQLGKKLLVQPVVGQMEQQSNAFALSQLGYGSVAQVLTEKAIGDWLAMPRARPVDYPNVAQALARWLVNDRKPAFGQLRDELWRQVPEPESKITLERASATVQT, via the coding sequence ATGAAGATATTGTACGGTGTTCAGGGCACGGGCAATGGACACACCACCCGTGCCCGGATTATGGCAAGGGCGCTTGGAGAGGAGGGTGTCGAAGTAGACTGGGTGTTTTCGGGACGGGCGCCGGAAGACTACTTTGATATGGACGTCTTTGGCCAATACCGATGCTTTCGAGGCCTGACTTTTGTCACCGAGCACGGGCGGGTGAATTACCCCCGGACCGTCCTGAGCAGCCATCTGCGGGCACTCTACCGTGACATTCGCACCCTGGATGTCAGTGGCTATGACCTGTTAATCAATGATTTCGAGCCTGTCACCGCGTGGGCGGCCCGCCGAGGCGGACTGCCCAGCATCGGCATTTCTCACCAGTGCGCGTTCATGCACCAGATCCCCAAGCGGGGCGAGAACCTGTTTGTGCGTGCATTCATGCGGCATTTCGCGCCGGTGGATCACGCCATCGGCCTGCACTGGCACCACTTCAACCAGCCCATCCTGCCGCCGTTGATTGAGCCCTCGCAGTACCCGAACGAGTGTCATGCGAATGAGTACCTGGTGTATTTGCCCTTCGCCCAACCCGAGGATATCGTACCCCAGCTGCGCGCATTTCCGGACACACGTTTCTACGTCTACCAACCGGTACCCAAGCCCATCGATGAAGGCCACATACAGATTCGCCCCTTTTCCAGAGAGGGCTTTCAGGCGGATCTGCACCGGGTCGAAGGGGTCATTTGCAGCGCGGGTTTTGAGCTGCCCAGCGAAGCCATTCAACTGGGTAAAAAGCTGCTGGTGCAACCGGTGGTCGGCCAGATGGAGCAACAGTCAAACGCCTTTGCACTGAGCCAGCTGGGTTATGGCTCTGTCGCTCAGGTATTGACCGAGAAGGCTATCGGAGACTGGTTGGCCATGCCGCGCGCTCGCCCCGTCGATTACCCCAATGTTGCCCAGGCCCTGGCACGCTGGCTGGTCAATGACCGCAAACCGGCATTCGGTCAGTTGCGGGATGAGCTGTGGCGCCAAGTGCCGGAGCCGGAGTCCAAAATCACCCTGGAGCGAGCCTCGGCGACGGTTCAAACCTGA
- a CDS encoding MucB/RseB C-terminal domain-containing protein has translation MGRLLACLVLLSAGWMAQADSPDPLNLLQNMARAGQDLNYRGSFTYEHRNAMESFRVYRWSEGDQVYERLEYLNGPAGAAQQLGGPAGCQTTGYRLLNSDVSPEAVARLDRYYQLTVRGSDRVAGREAHILEVRPRDQLRYGYLLGVDRATGLLLKALLVDEQQRLLERFQFVDLEINPDAERLKEDVGSWPESRSDCMDPEADQPTRWSLGWLPPGFAYSGEKRLPNGIDMLMYTDGLASFSVFLQPVANSPEVEGRAHRGATSAYMGQLTANSQPYRVTVVGEIPGDVAEQLARGITALHGASEVQP, from the coding sequence ATGGGCCGACTGCTGGCGTGCCTGGTATTGCTCTCAGCGGGCTGGATGGCCCAGGCAGACAGCCCGGACCCGCTCAACCTGCTGCAGAACATGGCCCGTGCCGGCCAGGACCTCAACTACCGGGGCTCGTTTACCTATGAGCACCGCAACGCCATGGAAAGCTTTCGGGTATACCGCTGGTCGGAGGGCGACCAGGTGTATGAGCGGCTCGAATATCTCAATGGTCCCGCCGGCGCCGCTCAGCAACTTGGCGGGCCGGCAGGGTGCCAGACGACCGGTTACCGCCTGCTCAATTCTGATGTCTCTCCCGAGGCGGTGGCCCGCCTTGATCGCTACTACCAATTGACCGTTCGAGGGTCAGATCGGGTCGCGGGCCGGGAGGCCCATATCCTGGAGGTTCGGCCCAGAGACCAACTCCGCTATGGCTATTTGCTGGGCGTGGATCGTGCTACCGGATTGTTGCTCAAGGCGTTGCTGGTCGATGAGCAGCAACGGCTGCTGGAGCGCTTTCAGTTCGTGGATCTGGAAATCAATCCGGATGCCGAACGTTTAAAGGAGGATGTCGGGTCCTGGCCGGAAAGCCGGTCCGACTGCATGGACCCCGAGGCTGATCAGCCGACACGCTGGAGTCTTGGCTGGCTCCCCCCCGGGTTTGCCTATTCCGGGGAGAAACGTCTACCAAACGGTATCGATATGCTAATGTATACCGACGGGTTGGCCAGCTTTTCGGTTTTTTTACAGCCGGTGGCCAACTCCCCCGAAGTGGAAGGTCGGGCCCACCGGGGGGCCACTTCCGCTTATATGGGGCAGCTCACGGCGAACAGTCAACCGTATCGGGTGACCGTTGTGGGAGAAATTCCCGGTGATGTTGCCGAGCAACTGGCTCGAGGCATTACCGCGTTGCATGGGGCCAGCGAGGTACAACCATGA
- a CDS encoding OmpA family protein, whose amino-acid sequence MTQPPDRQNPLAPRPNHDVEHEEHWVSVSDLMGGLMMVFLLIAVVYMVQLEIESRKIRDVAVLYDRLKTQLYDDLQQEFGDDLPRWGAELNRDLSLRFYDTEVLFPQGEDTLRPAFEAILSDFFPRYLAIITSPKYRNDILEVRIEGHTSSDWGDLPEREAYIRNMALSQARTRTTLAYLLSLPDVEGERAWIKAHLTANGLSSSKVVTRNGREDEVRSRRVEFRLRTDAESRIEGLLSEDRS is encoded by the coding sequence ATGACTCAACCACCAGACCGTCAAAACCCGCTCGCACCCCGGCCCAACCATGATGTAGAGCATGAGGAGCACTGGGTCTCCGTCAGTGATCTGATGGGGGGACTGATGATGGTGTTCCTGTTGATTGCGGTGGTCTACATGGTTCAGCTCGAGATTGAGAGCCGCAAAATCCGTGATGTGGCGGTGCTCTACGATCGCCTGAAAACCCAGCTGTACGATGATCTTCAACAAGAGTTCGGGGACGATCTGCCGCGCTGGGGGGCCGAGCTCAACCGGGACCTGAGCCTGCGTTTTTACGATACCGAAGTGCTCTTTCCCCAGGGGGAAGACACCCTGCGTCCCGCCTTCGAGGCGATATTGTCGGATTTCTTCCCCCGTTACCTGGCGATCATAACGTCCCCCAAATACCGGAACGATATTCTCGAGGTGCGAATAGAGGGGCACACCTCCAGCGACTGGGGCGATCTGCCCGAGCGGGAGGCTTATATCCGCAACATGGCACTGTCCCAGGCCCGAACCCGCACCACGCTGGCCTACCTGCTCAGCTTGCCGGACGTTGAGGGTGAGCGGGCCTGGATCAAGGCACATTTGACCGCCAACGGTCTGTCATCTTCCAAAGTGGTGACCCGAAATGGCCGGGAGGATGAAGTTCGCTCCCGTCGGGTGGAATTCCGGTTGCGCACGGATGCCGAATCCCGCATCGAGGGACTGCTTTCAGAGGATCGCTCGTGA
- a CDS encoding rhodanese-related sulfurtransferase, which yields MSAFVVAALYKFASLPDFREMSDPLRERCVALGLKGTLLLAHEGINGTVAGSREGIDGLLDYLRSDPRLVDLEHKESPSDEQPFYRMKIKLKKEIVTMGVEGIDPRQSVGTYVAPSDWNALISDPDVLVIDTRNHYEYAIGSFERAVDPETETFREFPQYVQDNLDPSRYKKVAMFCTGGIRCEKATAYMKSQGFDEVYHLQGGILKYLEEVPEEESLWRGECFVFDNRVAVNHRLEPGTYDQCHGCRHPITEDDKQAPEYMKGVSCPRCYHRLTDDQKARFAERQKQIELARQRNEAHIGAAPPARQRRAETKS from the coding sequence ATGAGTGCTTTTGTCGTCGCTGCCCTGTATAAATTTGCGTCTCTGCCGGACTTCCGGGAAATGAGCGATCCCCTGCGGGAGCGCTGCGTGGCGCTGGGTCTCAAGGGGACGCTACTGCTGGCCCATGAGGGGATCAATGGCACGGTTGCCGGGTCCCGGGAGGGCATTGATGGATTGCTTGACTACCTGCGTTCGGACCCGCGACTGGTCGATCTGGAACACAAGGAGTCCCCAAGCGATGAGCAGCCGTTCTATCGAATGAAGATCAAGCTGAAAAAGGAAATTGTGACCATGGGCGTGGAGGGCATAGATCCTCGCCAGAGCGTGGGTACCTATGTGGCCCCGAGCGACTGGAATGCGCTGATCTCTGACCCCGACGTACTCGTTATCGATACCCGCAACCACTACGAGTATGCGATCGGGAGCTTCGAGCGGGCGGTTGACCCGGAAACCGAGACGTTCCGCGAATTCCCCCAATACGTGCAGGACAATCTTGACCCATCGCGTTACAAGAAAGTGGCCATGTTCTGCACGGGTGGTATCCGCTGTGAGAAAGCCACGGCGTACATGAAGTCACAGGGCTTTGATGAGGTCTACCATCTGCAGGGCGGTATTCTCAAATACCTGGAGGAAGTGCCCGAGGAAGAGAGCCTCTGGCGGGGTGAGTGTTTTGTGTTTGATAACCGTGTGGCGGTCAATCACCGCCTTGAGCCGGGAACCTACGACCAGTGTCACGGCTGCCGCCACCCGATCACGGAAGACGATAAGCAGGCGCCAGAGTACATGAAAGGCGTCAGCTGCCCGCGCTGTTACCATCGCCTGACGGATGACCAGAAGGCCCGATTCGCTGAGCGACAAAAGCAGATCGAGTTGGCGCGTCAGCGCAATGAAGCCCATATCGGCGCCGCACCGCCGGCGCGCCAGCGTCGAGCCGAAACCAAATCGTGA
- a CDS encoding lysylphosphatidylglycerol synthase transmembrane domain-containing protein: MTTSLPVSWRRLVLFSLSFVILTGIGLYSVYGQFAERELTFDTRLLQPWVLTTLFGLLVAYYVTDALRLGFTLQALGHRIPFRKLLSLVFINLFFSNVTPMATGGGFAQIWYLRRHGVPFGHATAATTLRTLLAVAFIFTLAPLSLLTLDVFNGGLLKRDIGVALAVFVCLYLGFFTLVLFRTRWLITLLSRLLLRLHRWHWLNARRHRHWQFHMRREMLRFARAFREYGSGNRWAVVGSIVFTAGFLLSLFSFPALLLWGLGYSVNYLNVLGLLVVTTFIMYFSPTPGASGISEGVFGHFFRALVGGPHLLLVTVAWRTLTIYLGMVIGLILFKRALANSLLSNHSRTS; this comes from the coding sequence ATGACAACCTCACTCCCGGTATCCTGGCGGCGGCTGGTTCTGTTCAGCCTGAGCTTCGTAATCCTCACCGGTATCGGACTCTACTCAGTCTATGGACAATTTGCTGAACGGGAGCTGACCTTCGATACGCGACTGCTCCAGCCCTGGGTCCTGACGACCCTGTTCGGCCTGCTGGTCGCGTACTACGTTACCGACGCCCTGCGCCTCGGGTTCACACTCCAGGCCCTCGGGCACCGTATACCCTTTCGAAAGTTACTCTCGCTGGTGTTCATCAACCTGTTTTTTTCCAACGTAACGCCCATGGCCACCGGCGGTGGTTTTGCCCAGATCTGGTACCTTCGCCGACACGGAGTGCCGTTCGGCCACGCCACCGCGGCCACTACGCTGAGAACACTGCTGGCGGTGGCCTTTATCTTTACCCTCGCCCCCCTGAGTCTACTCACCCTGGACGTGTTCAACGGGGGACTGCTAAAGCGGGATATCGGAGTGGCACTCGCCGTATTCGTCTGTCTTTACCTCGGCTTCTTTACGCTGGTCCTGTTTCGCACTCGCTGGCTGATTACGCTGTTGAGCCGTCTGCTTCTGCGCCTTCACCGGTGGCACTGGCTGAATGCGCGACGCCATCGCCACTGGCAATTCCACATGCGTCGCGAGATGTTGCGCTTCGCACGCGCTTTTCGCGAGTACGGGTCCGGAAACCGCTGGGCCGTAGTCGGTTCAATCGTATTCACCGCCGGGTTCTTACTGAGTCTATTCAGTTTCCCGGCGCTGCTGTTATGGGGGCTGGGTTACTCGGTGAACTACCTGAACGTTCTGGGTCTGCTGGTGGTCACCACCTTTATCATGTACTTTTCGCCGACACCGGGCGCATCGGGAATTTCCGAAGGCGTATTCGGTCACTTCTTTCGCGCCCTGGTTGGCGGCCCCCACTTGTTGCTGGTCACCGTCGCCTGGCGTACGCTGACCATCTATCTGGGTATGGTCATCGGGCTGATTCTGTTCAAACGGGCCCTGGCCAACAGCCTGTTGAGTAACCACAGCCGGACCTCATGA
- a CDS encoding BolA/IbaG family iron-sulfur metabolism protein — protein MKPVEASITTALTEAFQPHHLEVHNESHQHNVPPGSESHFKVVLVSEAFVGKRQVQRHQAVYGALAEQLRGPVHALALHTYSPDEWREVNQVPGSPPCLGGGARS, from the coding sequence ATGAAACCGGTAGAAGCGTCCATTACCACAGCACTGACAGAGGCTTTTCAGCCCCACCACCTGGAGGTGCACAACGAAAGCCATCAGCATAATGTGCCCCCCGGTTCAGAGAGCCACTTCAAAGTTGTTCTGGTATCCGAGGCCTTCGTCGGCAAGCGGCAGGTACAGCGTCATCAGGCGGTCTATGGTGCGCTGGCCGAGCAGTTGCGGGGCCCCGTGCACGCGTTGGCGCTGCACACCTACAGTCCCGATGAGTGGCGTGAAGTCAATCAGGTACCGGGTTCACCCCCTTGCCTGGGCGGTGGCGCCCGGTCCTGA
- the arfB gene encoding alternative ribosome rescue aminoacyl-tRNA hydrolase ArfB, translated as MLPAVPALTIPEHEVELTAIRAQGAGGQNVNKVNSAVHLRFDVQASSLPEAVKERLLQMRDQRITSDGVLVLKAQRFRTWEKNRTDALERLAELIAKASHRPKPRRPTRPSRAARQKRMDRKTQRGAIKRNRGKVDL; from the coding sequence ATTTTGCCTGCCGTCCCCGCTCTGACGATTCCGGAACACGAAGTTGAACTGACGGCCATCCGCGCTCAGGGTGCGGGAGGTCAGAATGTGAACAAGGTAAACAGCGCGGTACACCTGCGTTTTGATGTCCAGGCGTCGTCGCTACCGGAAGCGGTCAAGGAGCGCCTGCTCCAGATGCGGGATCAGCGGATTACCAGTGATGGTGTCCTGGTGCTCAAGGCCCAGCGTTTCAGGACCTGGGAGAAAAACCGGACGGATGCCCTGGAACGTCTGGCCGAGCTGATTGCCAAGGCCAGCCACCGACCCAAGCCCCGGCGTCCCACTCGTCCGTCCAGAGCCGCACGGCAGAAGCGTATGGACCGGAAGACCCAGCGGGGCGCCATCAAGCGCAATCGGGGCAAAGTGGACCTCTGA
- a CDS encoding diacylglycerol kinase → MPKPGKTGLSRIIDAFGYSMRGFAAAWRFEAAFRQEVLLAIVLLPASLWLGTTLMERLLLVASVFWVIMAELANSAIEAAIDRTGDEMHVLSGRAKDMGSALVLVSLILLAIIWLSVAAERFL, encoded by the coding sequence ATGCCGAAACCCGGAAAAACCGGTCTGAGCCGGATTATCGATGCCTTCGGGTATTCCATGCGCGGCTTCGCCGCGGCCTGGCGCTTTGAGGCGGCGTTCCGCCAGGAGGTCCTGTTGGCCATTGTATTGCTGCCGGCGTCGTTATGGCTGGGTACGACCCTGATGGAGCGGTTGCTGCTGGTGGCCAGTGTGTTCTGGGTCATCATGGCGGAACTGGCGAATTCCGCCATTGAGGCCGCGATTGACCGCACTGGCGATGAAATGCATGTGCTGTCGGGGCGGGCCAAAGATATGGGCTCGGCGCTGGTGCTGGTCAGCCTCATCTTATTGGCCATCATCTGGTTGAGTGTGGCGGCGGAGCGGTTTCTCTGA
- a CDS encoding SoxR reducing system RseC family protein, with translation MISETGRIVAIEADGLWVETIQRSTCGSCAAEKGCGQSLMARLMGHTSYLWVLLEGRDPADFRLDQEVQIGVPESVVVNGSLFVYLTPLLGMLAGAGVAQQIWASDGLSALGALVGLLAGGALVRWRAYQTRYDRRLQPVLLDDRQPVTLIPS, from the coding sequence ATGATTTCCGAAACCGGGCGCATTGTCGCCATTGAGGCCGACGGCCTTTGGGTGGAAACCATTCAGCGGTCCACCTGTGGCAGCTGTGCGGCCGAGAAGGGCTGTGGCCAGAGTCTGATGGCCCGACTCATGGGGCATACCAGTTACCTTTGGGTGCTGCTGGAGGGGCGGGACCCGGCAGATTTCCGTCTGGATCAGGAAGTTCAGATCGGCGTGCCCGAGAGCGTTGTGGTCAATGGCTCCCTTTTTGTATACCTCACGCCCTTGCTGGGGATGCTGGCGGGTGCCGGTGTGGCGCAACAAATCTGGGCCTCCGATGGCCTGAGCGCCCTCGGCGCGCTGGTCGGCCTGTTGGCCGGCGGGGCGCTGGTCCGCTGGCGTGCCTATCAGACCCGGTATGATCGCCGCCTGCAGCCGGTTCTGCTCGATGATCGCCAACCGGTCACCCTGATTCCTTCGTGA
- a CDS encoding glycosyltransferase has translation MKHPRLLKWLFYLNLTIVGFLVGYKLYLNLDRSEYNSVHTEQLRTLQSRLGSRDEFRFAVVGNINNSVGIFEKRIIPTLNQSGVDFMVSAGNAVSGGGEDKYRALHGTLSHLQIPYLLTFGEQEHEDFGSFRFYEHFGPYFYNFKLGHSQFIFLDSTGKTPWRWQIEWLKGLLNDAPPGPVFLFLGHPVYPVEHDLLFKRKDQYLQDAAFRDALLGLIHQHDVSAVFSANLPLYSEQTHQNTRFITTGGGGGLVLNDDISFYHYVNVAVSGRDVEITLERLEVGQHPLLSTLESLWFFIYSLFYVGYVNFILLVSAFTVIAIKLYQRIVVGRDYYPDFDLDPTPWQDTPLRVAMFTNNYLPFIGGVPLSIERLRRGLLALGNAVLVVAPRYRRQEPEESGVVRVHSLLTLGVRGEFRLPNIFLKRIRRAVREFGPDLIHVHHPIWMGSLGLWLARRLDIPSVYTYHTRLEHYAHFVPLPGALFRNLISHGLIKRFANRCSGVIVPTNSAEDYLRMIGVKTPIFVQPTGIDYERFQTVENETLERLRRQYSLAGKRVLISVSRLSTEKNIDFLLDAVARLKNQTVTPFHLLMIGDGHERHRLQQRIEQEALSEYVTLVGAVAPEDMPTYYRLGDLFVFASKSETQGMVILEAMAASLPVVAVRSSGIDDVVREDENGYKTPDNLEVWCQRVTLLLEDEVHRQRLSERAQSFAQQYSTDAFAHNVRGIYSWLMAAHHQQKNQSRW, from the coding sequence ATGAAACATCCACGCCTTCTCAAGTGGCTGTTCTACCTGAACCTGACCATTGTCGGTTTCCTGGTCGGGTACAAGCTATACCTCAACCTGGACCGATCCGAGTACAACAGTGTACATACCGAGCAGTTACGGACGCTGCAGTCACGGCTCGGGTCCAGGGACGAGTTCCGGTTCGCCGTCGTGGGCAACATCAACAACTCCGTCGGCATCTTCGAGAAGCGCATCATCCCCACGCTGAATCAATCGGGGGTGGACTTTATGGTATCCGCCGGCAATGCGGTCAGCGGCGGTGGCGAGGACAAGTATCGGGCGTTGCACGGTACCCTGAGCCATCTGCAGATACCGTATCTGCTGACCTTCGGAGAGCAGGAGCATGAAGACTTCGGCAGCTTCCGCTTTTACGAGCACTTCGGTCCCTATTTCTATAATTTCAAGTTGGGCCACAGTCAGTTCATTTTCCTGGACAGCACAGGTAAAACGCCGTGGCGATGGCAGATAGAGTGGCTGAAGGGGCTGCTCAATGACGCACCACCCGGCCCCGTGTTTCTCTTCCTCGGGCACCCCGTTTATCCGGTTGAGCACGACCTGCTGTTCAAGCGGAAAGACCAGTACCTGCAGGACGCGGCGTTCAGAGATGCACTGCTTGGCCTGATTCACCAGCACGATGTTTCCGCGGTGTTCTCCGCCAACCTGCCGCTGTATTCGGAACAAACGCATCAGAACACCCGCTTCATTACCACCGGTGGCGGCGGCGGGCTGGTTTTGAACGACGACATCAGCTTTTATCACTACGTCAATGTTGCGGTATCCGGTCGCGATGTCGAAATCACTCTGGAACGCCTCGAAGTCGGTCAACACCCGTTGCTCTCCACACTGGAAAGTCTCTGGTTCTTCATTTACTCCCTGTTCTATGTGGGTTACGTCAATTTCATCCTTCTGGTCAGCGCTTTCACGGTTATTGCCATCAAACTCTACCAGCGTATTGTGGTCGGCCGGGACTATTATCCCGATTTTGACTTGGATCCCACCCCCTGGCAGGACACTCCCTTGCGGGTCGCGATGTTCACCAACAATTATCTGCCTTTCATTGGTGGGGTTCCGCTATCGATTGAGCGACTCCGCCGTGGCCTTCTCGCCCTGGGGAACGCGGTTCTGGTGGTGGCGCCGCGGTATCGCCGGCAGGAGCCTGAAGAGTCCGGTGTGGTTCGAGTTCACTCTCTGCTGACGCTCGGCGTTCGCGGCGAGTTCAGGCTGCCCAATATTTTCCTGAAACGGATCCGTCGAGCGGTACGTGAGTTCGGGCCCGATCTCATTCATGTCCATCACCCCATCTGGATGGGCTCCCTGGGTCTTTGGCTGGCCCGGCGCCTGGATATTCCCTCGGTCTACACATACCACACCCGACTCGAGCACTATGCCCACTTCGTACCGCTCCCCGGTGCCCTGTTCCGCAACCTGATCTCCCACGGGCTGATCAAGCGCTTCGCCAACCGGTGCAGTGGGGTCATCGTCCCCACCAACTCCGCCGAGGATTATCTGCGCATGATCGGAGTGAAAACCCCCATTTTTGTACAACCCACCGGCATTGACTATGAGCGCTTCCAGACGGTGGAGAATGAAACACTGGAGCGGCTTCGCCGACAGTACTCGCTGGCCGGGAAACGGGTTCTGATCAGTGTGTCCCGGCTGTCCACGGAAAAAAACATTGATTTCCTGCTGGATGCCGTGGCACGTCTCAAAAACCAGACAGTGACGCCCTTTCACCTACTGATGATCGGCGACGGACATGAACGCCACCGCCTGCAACAACGAATCGAACAGGAGGCGCTTTCCGAGTACGTCACTCTGGTGGGTGCGGTTGCTCCGGAGGACATGCCCACCTACTATCGCCTGGGCGACCTGTTTGTGTTCGCCTCCAAATCGGAAACCCAGGGCATGGTGATTCTGGAAGCCATGGCCGCCTCCCTACCCGTTGTCGCGGTGCGCTCCAGCGGCATTGATGATGTGGTCCGGGAGGACGAAAACGGCTATAAAACACCCGACAATCTGGAAGTCTGGTGCCAGCGCGTTACCTTGCTGCTTGAGGACGAGGTACACCGCCAGCGTCTTTCCGAGCGGGCACAATCGTTTGCACAGCAATACTCTACCGACGCATTTGCGCACAACGTGAGAGGAATTTACAGCTGGCTGATGGCGGCCCATCATCAGCAAAAGAACCAGTCACGGTGGTAA
- a CDS encoding sigma-E factor negative regulatory protein, whose amino-acid sequence MTEQSNHSLNESLSALVDGEASALEVRRLLKVGAENSEDSELKARWSRYQLAGSVMRRELDVIAPSGFADRISQALADEAVPASGHRHWWQRVGQVAVAASVAGAVLIGVQQYPGMEADNTLAGTTSAERSSAESDIGRSEPVSLPAGYQAPSLPMARTASAESGYDPVQRPSREVIFVPVHAESGQIPAEEIRAYLNQLMQAHSDHAARNSNQGVLPFARVTNQDEE is encoded by the coding sequence ATGACTGAACAGAGCAATCACTCCCTGAATGAGTCACTGTCGGCACTGGTCGACGGTGAAGCGTCGGCGCTGGAAGTACGTCGGTTACTGAAGGTTGGCGCTGAAAACTCAGAGGATTCGGAGTTGAAAGCGCGCTGGTCCCGTTACCAGTTGGCCGGCTCGGTAATGCGACGTGAACTGGATGTGATCGCCCCGTCGGGCTTTGCGGACCGAATCAGTCAGGCTCTGGCCGACGAGGCTGTGCCGGCATCCGGCCACCGCCACTGGTGGCAGCGGGTCGGCCAAGTGGCGGTGGCCGCGTCGGTAGCCGGTGCGGTATTGATCGGGGTCCAGCAGTATCCGGGTATGGAAGCTGACAATACGTTGGCCGGCACCACGTCTGCCGAGCGCAGCAGCGCCGAAAGCGATATCGGTCGCTCCGAACCGGTCTCCCTACCGGCGGGCTATCAGGCTCCGTCCCTGCCCATGGCTCGTACGGCCAGTGCGGAGAGCGGCTATGATCCGGTTCAGCGCCCGTCCCGTGAAGTGATTTTCGTGCCGGTGCATGCCGAATCCGGCCAGATTCCCGCCGAGGAAATCCGCGCCTATCTGAATCAGTTGATGCAGGCTCACAGTGATCACGCGGCGCGCAATAGCAACCAGGGGGTTCTACCCTTCGCGCGAGTGACCAATCAAGACGAGGAGTAA